Proteins co-encoded in one Lacipirellulaceae bacterium genomic window:
- a CDS encoding molybdopterin converting factor, producing MQILLINNDGAGFADHVEVADGTTVETLFHRHVKHPRSEDYLIRVNRLPAARDQMLQEGDRVSITPRKIEGACLHSP from the coding sequence TTGCAAATCCTCCTCATTAATAACGATGGAGCCGGCTTCGCTGACCATGTCGAAGTCGCCGATGGCACGACCGTTGAGACGCTTTTTCATCGCCACGTCAAACATCCCCGCTCAGAAGACTATCTCATCCGGGTCAATCGCCTGCCGGCAGCCCGTGACCAGATGCTCCAAGAGGGCGACCGCGTGTCGATCACCCCGCGCAAGATCGAAGGGGCCTGCCTTCATTCCCCGTAA
- a CDS encoding recombinase family protein has protein sequence MICRVSSPGEGKQREESNDDQEVRLRDYLEQQWDGPTMIEVIAGVGSGEDVQREELYKAELAVETGEYDLILCEDLSRISRRYHAQRFCELAEDFDTRLIAVNGDVDTGQPNWRMLAGFSAIRHEMYNADSSQRIQRSQQNIFDNGGMCQHLIYGYIKEPGSKTDDGVRKDPAAEPIYREWFRMLQQGASFAEVADWLNEMGVPTGPLCRNKKWDGAMVARITRNPILKGVRERNRKMSKRINKTGKYRSVNAPAEMLRTRECPHLAFVDAELFDEVNALLNERTAIYSTAKKNSIAPRKGIPKKRTVWPAQHIRCGVCGRTMICQGNSEKRSIMCSGAANYLCWNSVTLNLEKTGRKLAEAVCEELVRMPDYDSTLEAMVAEEADHVLSGRNQRQQEIKVEIGTIDRKLENLSEAVAQSGGSATLLQNLRQHEVQKAALERELKQLRKLPEPKLVLPSIAELRERATTALNDLRAESPEFARLMTQLLPSIAVFPYSLLDSNKIVLRASVSLDLGAVVPGAEDYQSIKHRYSKQLLVDLFPLPQPERYRQEIWELSNCGLGLTEREIAGRLGITQPVVQRAKRLQRRMMAEDLADAYYPVLEPPMARNKLRRHHHKRYHFEPLPGFPLDWPSS, from the coding sequence ATGATTTGCCGAGTCAGCTCCCCCGGTGAAGGTAAGCAAAGAGAGGAGTCGAATGACGACCAGGAGGTGCGACTGCGAGACTATCTTGAGCAGCAATGGGATGGGCCAACCATGATCGAGGTCATCGCCGGGGTAGGGAGTGGCGAAGACGTTCAGCGTGAAGAACTGTATAAAGCTGAACTGGCGGTCGAGACTGGAGAATACGACCTCATCCTCTGTGAAGACCTCAGTCGAATATCTCGTCGCTATCACGCACAGCGCTTTTGTGAGTTGGCCGAGGACTTCGACACTCGACTGATTGCCGTGAATGGCGATGTCGACACGGGTCAGCCGAATTGGAGAATGCTCGCTGGTTTCAGCGCCATTAGGCATGAAATGTACAATGCCGACAGCTCGCAAAGAATCCAGCGGAGCCAGCAGAACATCTTCGACAATGGAGGGATGTGTCAGCATCTTATCTACGGCTACATCAAGGAACCTGGCAGCAAGACTGACGACGGTGTTCGAAAAGATCCGGCAGCTGAACCGATCTACCGCGAGTGGTTTAGGATGCTGCAACAAGGAGCATCTTTCGCAGAAGTTGCTGACTGGCTTAATGAAATGGGTGTTCCAACGGGACCGCTCTGTCGCAACAAGAAGTGGGATGGGGCAATGGTTGCTCGGATAACCAGGAATCCGATTCTAAAGGGTGTCCGCGAGCGGAATCGCAAGATGAGTAAGCGGATCAACAAGACCGGCAAGTATCGCAGCGTGAACGCACCTGCTGAGATGCTTCGTACACGCGAGTGCCCTCACTTAGCGTTCGTCGACGCTGAACTGTTTGACGAGGTTAATGCGTTACTGAACGAACGCACTGCCATCTACAGTACGGCGAAGAAGAACTCGATTGCGCCGCGCAAGGGTATCCCCAAAAAAAGAACGGTCTGGCCAGCCCAACACATCCGTTGTGGAGTCTGCGGTCGCACGATGATCTGCCAAGGCAACAGCGAGAAAAGAAGCATCATGTGTAGCGGTGCTGCCAATTATCTCTGCTGGAACTCCGTGACTCTCAACCTCGAAAAAACTGGTCGCAAACTGGCAGAGGCTGTCTGCGAAGAGTTGGTGCGGATGCCAGACTACGACAGCACTCTGGAGGCCATGGTTGCCGAAGAAGCTGACCATGTTCTCTCCGGCCGTAATCAACGGCAGCAGGAGATTAAGGTTGAAATCGGTACGATTGATCGCAAATTGGAAAACCTAAGTGAAGCGGTAGCGCAAAGCGGAGGCAGTGCAACCCTCTTGCAAAACCTTCGGCAACACGAAGTACAGAAGGCTGCTCTTGAGCGTGAGCTCAAGCAGCTGCGAAAGCTTCCAGAGCCCAAGTTAGTCCTGCCTTCGATTGCAGAATTGCGCGAAAGGGCGACTACTGCTCTGAATGACTTGCGAGCCGAATCTCCGGAGTTCGCAAGACTGATGACGCAGTTATTGCCATCGATTGCCGTCTTTCCTTACTCGTTGCTGGATAGCAACAAAATCGTGCTAAGGGCGTCTGTATCGCTCGATCTTGGAGCGGTCGTTCCGGGTGCTGAAGATTACCAATCGATTAAGCACCGCTACTCGAAGCAGTTGTTGGTTGATCTTTTTCCCCTCCCTCAGCCAGAGCGGTACCGCCAGGAAATCTGGGAACTCTCAAATTGCGGACTCGGCCTGACGGAGCGGGAAATCGCCGGGAGACTAGGCATCACCCAGCCGGTCGTCCAGAGGGCAAAGAGGCTACAGAGACGAATGATGGCGGAAGACTTAGCGGACGCTTACTATCCAGTGCTTGAACCACCCATGGCTAGAAACAAGCTACGGCGACATCACCATAAGCGTTACCACTTCGAGCCACTTCCCGGATTCCCGCTGGATTGGCCCAGTAGTTAA